One Salvia splendens isolate huo1 chromosome 1, SspV2, whole genome shotgun sequence genomic window, GATTAATGCGGGATCAGACGATGATGAAGAGAAATCGAAATGTGATTCGAGTTTCACATCGGAGATGAAAAGGAATGCCGTCTATTCAATGGCTGTGCCCTATTTTTTGGATTTGATTGCTAAAATCAAGTCTGTACATGCATCAGTATGCAGCACCATTCCTGATTCTTACAGGATTCCTGAAGCTTGTAGCATTTGGACTAATAGAGAAGTTGACAAGTAGTACTAAGAATCTTTTCATCTTTGCATTCATTATTGTTTATAACATCAACTTTCACCCAATTTCTGTTTGTagatttattttttgtgtgtcATGAGCTTTGACAAATTTTCCATTAGGGCCAGTTTAAAATTAGCAGCAACAACAGTGTTAAGTGTCGATTGCAGCCAATAATATTTGTGCTTTGTCATATCAAGATGAAGATTTTGACAGCAAATTGAGTGATTTCACGAGAAAAGAGCGAAGAAAGCTCAGACATCAATCAACTTGCTCTAAAATGGCAAAGTTGATGGCAAAGTTCACATTGTTATTGCTGATGCAAAACATGCTATATTTCAACATTTTCTCAAAGTTTAGGACGCACGAAAAAAACAAATTGAAGTTGAAGTTTAGGCTATAAAGTAGTATAAATAACCCTTTCATCGTTATATATCTTTTTGTGTGTAAATAAGCAGTTTTAGttgagttttatttataaagtatttaTTGGTTTCAGGAAACTCCCTTATAAGGAGAAACATGTGCTGCAACAGGCATCAATTCTTGGGAATTTAGAAAATTTTGAGGTTTTGAAGGAGACTTGCTTGATTTCTGGTGAAATGAGTGAGGAAAAGGATTGTAAGAAAGAGTttgagagggagagggagagggataGTGATGGTCCTGCTGTGGTTGAGTTTGGTGCCGGAAGGGGGTATTTGACACAAGTTCTAGCAGATTGTTATGGGATCAAGAAGGTGTTGTTGGTGGAACGGAAGTCCTATAAGTTGAAAGTTAGTGTCTTTCTAAATTgtttttgttcttactttgtttgaACAGACTCTTACTTTGCATCAGAAATCATGAATTTAGGTGTGAATGTGTGATGATATCTTTGTGATTCAGTTGTGTTTCATGGTTCTAATTTGTTTACATTCTTGCTTTCTCCTCGGGCTGATCGGAGTTTACGACAGAAAGAGAGTTTAGTGTTGGAGAGGTTGAGAATCGACAGTATGTTCTCCAAATCTTCTTCCTAATGCATTGGTTCTTTATTATGCTGTGTGGACAAACGGGCTTGTATTTTAGGAGCTTTCTGCTCGAAGTCATTCTATAGATAACTTAGCtcttgattatgtggaatacaTTGTTTTTTCTCCAAACAATTAGTCTCATTTGTAATTGCCAGACATCTTGAGTAAAAAGGTCTTGGTATCATTTGTGTAAACTTATGTAGCTTTGATTGCTTAATCACTTGTTTGTATTTATGGCACTAAACTTTAACTCGAGAAGTGGATGAGAGTGGTGGTCATTGAGCTCTAGACCGGTGTGGAGTTTCTGTTATTAATGTAATGTGTTCTGACCCCGACAGCATGGAATTATATTCACAGCATTGTGTCAAATTCATTAGCTGTCATAGGAGCACGAGTTTATAGGCTTATAGCTTCATGTCCACTTGACAACAAGATCATTATGATTTGGTAAAGAAATTAGTTTACCACTTAAGCCTGTGATTGATAGCTTGTTTGGTTTAATCATTAGCGGATTAAGGATTTACCTTTTGGAAAACAAGCCACTTTTTATGACTCACTCTCTCTGAAATTGTTAAGCATGAAAGTTTCAATCCAGCTCAGCATTTGACTGAGAAGTACCTAGATGTGAAGTAAAAGTGGCTTATTTATTCTTTGGTGTGGACTATACTTTTCCGTTACTTATATCATCTGTGTCTGTGTGCGATAAACATTGATGTAGAATAATGTTCTCTACAGATTTCTGTCAATTCTAAGAAACGTATATGCGGCCAAGAATATCACAGTTTATCATGTAATGGCCTTACCATTTTTCATCTCTTTTAGGTATAATGTATGATGTGGCTTCTCATGATGCAATTTTTCTGTTGATCATGTTCAGGACCGAAAAGAAAGATTTCTTGCTCGACTCAGAATCATGCAAAGTCGAAGATATAGTGAAAAATATGCAGGCCATTGATCGGGCAGTGCTCGGCTACATGTGCAAGGATATCATTGATGCTGCAAGACTTATGTGGGTGAAGGAGCAAGGTCTAAAATGCGAGCTTGTGAAGTATGTCCCCATCACCATTTCTCCTGAAAACCGCGTCTTGATGGCCAAGTAGAGTATCTATACATGGCTTTGGCTTTGATGTTCGACCGTTTATCGTCTGATTATAAACCGGTTTCACTCTGCCTATTCCATCTATGTATGTTCTTTCACTGCCTACCTTTTAGCCTCAACTTTGTTTAGAAGATTGAGTAACTATCAACCAGGCTAATTGTTGTGCATTAATCATTATCTTGTCCGAAAATGCTAAACTCCAGAAAGCAAAAAAGAGACAAATACATTATCCATTTCATACCCCGGCAATTTTGTATTAACAATTTTGATGTAATATTGATTGAGCTACTTTTTAactgtttcaattttttttgataaaaatatcCTCAAGCCCATTAAAAACATTTTAGTCTATTTGATCTCCTttctttattaaatttaatttatcgCACTTTAACTTTTTGTCTTTTTCTTCCtagttttctcttttctttcccattttttccctctctctttaATAAAGATGTAAAAATAATGAagagataaattaaatatttttataaagaaaagaGAATATATAGTTTGAAATTTCCTTCATGGACTTGAGGATATTTTTTTCCTAAAATATTTGAAATAGCAACAAAGTAGCTGAAATGATATTGTATAGAAGTTAATAAACTTCAaaagatattttcaaatattacgGGCCAATATTGATATCTTAGCAAAGTTCAGTtcgtagataaaaaaaaaatgtggCCATCCACTTTTTATTTTTCGTTCAACTCAATAATTATCTTGTTTGTAGTATAATATAATAGCATTACTGACATATATAGGAGAGACGATAATATTGACTACTCCAATAAGAGACGATAATATTGACTAATAAGGTTGGCATTAAGTGGTAGACAAGTCCAACTATCTTACTAAAACAAGACTTGCTTTCCGCTAAGCACTATCCATTTTTGCTCACGACCTTCATATATTCATCATATGTAATATATAACTGAAATCAAATTTCAATATTCTGGCAAATATGGACCCAACCGGTACGATACTCTTCAACACCGTAGGCAGAGCCTTTTATTCCTTTGACATATTCGCCGTCGAGCTCAACGACGATTGCCCTCGGTCGGAGCACCGCCTTACCGACTCCCTATCCATCAACTTCAACGGCCACTTCGTCGACGACCAAAAAACTCTCGTTTACATCTCCGACCGGACCGGTTCCCCCCGCATTTTCCTAAACCGTGCCGAACATCCCCATCCCGAACGCCTCCATTCCCCGCCGGAGAGCCTCTTCCACGACCGCCCCCTAATCAAGAACCGCCGCCTCTACTTCATCTCCGCCCACGAACAGCCCCAGAAGCCCTTCGCGAGCTGGTCGGCTCTCTACTCCACAACGCTAGACGACGACAAGACGACCAGGCGGCTAACACCATATGGCACCGTCGATTACAGCCCCGCAATCTCCCCGTCGGGGAAGATCGTCGCCGTCGCTTCCTACGGCCGGAAGGCTTGGGGCGGCGAGTTCCACGAGCTTGTTACCGACATCGTTGTTTTCCCGGAATCCGATCCCACTAGCCGCGTTGTTCTATGCCAACGCGGCGGGTGGCCGAGTTGGTGGAGTGACTCCACCCTGTATTTCCACCGGCAATCTGACGACGGCTGGTGGAGCATATTTAGAGCCGATTTGTCGGAAGATTTTTATGCATCATCGCCGCCGGTTCGTGTTACTCCGCCGGGAGTCCACTGCTTCACGCCGGCGGCAATTCCCGGCGTGAAGAGAATTGCCGTGGCGACGAGGCGGAAGGGCCGGAGTCACCGCCACATCGAGGTTTTCGATACCGAGTCTCGGAAATTCTACCCGGTGACGGAGCTGCTCAACCCTAATATCCACCATTACAATCCTTTTGTTTCTCCGGGAGCAGCTTTTCTCGGATATCACCGTTCCGGCGAAAATGCAATTCCTTATCTCGAGCGGGTGAACAGTCCAGTGAAGGGGCTTAACATGATCAGACTCGTCGGTTCGTTTCCAGCGTTATCCCCTTCCGGCGACCTAATCGCGATGAACGTCGATTTCGATCACAACTCCGGCCTCAAAATCGTGAGATCGGACGGATCGAAAATGTGGACATTGTTCAGAAATCGAATTAGCTTCTACAACTCTTGGAGTCCTGCTCATAGCAACGTCATCTTCACATCAATTGGTCCGATTTTCGAATCCGCGAAAGCACCGGTGCAGATCGCTCGAGTGACATTCGATCCAGCGGATCTAAAACCTAATTGCGACGAGATCCAATCGGAAATCAAAATCCTCACCAGATCTGACACCGGAAACAACGCCTTCCCGTCGATCTCCCCCGACGGGAAGCTCGTGGTGTTCCGATCGGGGAGATCCGGGCAGAAAAACCTATACATCGTCGATGCGGAGATCGGCGAATTCGAAGGCGGAATACGGCGGCTGACGGAGGGGGAGTGGATCGATACGATGCCGAGCTGGTCGCCGGACGGGAAACGGATCGCGTTCTCGTCGAATCGACAAGATCCGGAAAATGCGGAGGCGTTTGGGATCTATGTGATGGAGGCGGATGGAAGTGGAGTGAGAAGAGTGAAGGTGGCGGGAATGGAtgaggagagggagagattgaATCACGTGTGCTTCAGCAGTGACGGAGAGTGGGTGGCGTTCGCGGCGAATTTGGGCGGAGTGACGGCGGAGCCGGTGGCGCAACCGAATCAGTTCCAGCCGTATGGGGAGTTGTACGCGGTGAGGTTGGATGGGAGCGGTTTGCGGAGGCTCACTTTCAATGGCTTTGAAGACGGGACGCCCATGTGGGCCCCCAAAGTCTTTGAAAACTTGCATTTGAATGAAGGTCATGGGTTGAAGGGTGAGATTGACGATCCTTTGTGGATCAATTCTGATTTCTGAGTTGCAAATCTACTTTTATTTCAAATAATGatttatatattcaataatGACTTTTTGAGTTGCAAATGTAATTTTaggaattaattatatattcaataattaACTAATGTCTTATTCATCCAGATACTTGCCTCTTCCTCTAATGTGTCTGTCCTACATTAATTTGGCACggtttaaaaaatgtaaaaaatttTGAGCTAAAAAAACCAGCCGTATCCGTATGT contains:
- the LOC121741785 gene encoding tRNA:m(4)X modification enzyme TRM13-like; this encodes MATHCKFWLSKKRRFCANSPLLDSPFCGNHTQRSDSLWIPCPIDPSHSVLEENLETHLNRCPLLKQTQSLSRQPFYQKVINAGSDDDEEKSKCDSSFTSEMKRNAVYSMAVPYFLDLIAKIKSVHASVCSTIPDSYRIPEACSIWTNREVDKKLPYKEKHVLQQASILGNLENFEVLKETCLISGEMSEEKDCKKEFERERERDSDGPAVVEFGAGRGYLTQVLADCYGIKKVLLVERKSYKLKKESLVLERLRIDRPKRKISCSTQNHAKSKI
- the LOC121796886 gene encoding uncharacterized protein LOC121796886, producing the protein MDPTGTILFNTVGRAFYSFDIFAVELNDDCPRSEHRLTDSLSINFNGHFVDDQKTLVYISDRTGSPRIFLNRAEHPHPERLHSPPESLFHDRPLIKNRRLYFISAHEQPQKPFASWSALYSTTLDDDKTTRRLTPYGTVDYSPAISPSGKIVAVASYGRKAWGGEFHELVTDIVVFPESDPTSRVVLCQRGGWPSWWSDSTLYFHRQSDDGWWSIFRADLSEDFYASSPPVRVTPPGVHCFTPAAIPGVKRIAVATRRKGRSHRHIEVFDTESRKFYPVTELLNPNIHHYNPFVSPGAAFLGYHRSGENAIPYLERVNSPVKGLNMIRLVGSFPALSPSGDLIAMNVDFDHNSGLKIVRSDGSKMWTLFRNRISFYNSWSPAHSNVIFTSIGPIFESAKAPVQIARVTFDPADLKPNCDEIQSEIKILTRSDTGNNAFPSISPDGKLVVFRSGRSGQKNLYIVDAEIGEFEGGIRRLTEGEWIDTMPSWSPDGKRIAFSSNRQDPENAEAFGIYVMEADGSGVRRVKVAGMDEERERLNHVCFSSDGEWVAFAANLGGVTAEPVAQPNQFQPYGELYAVRLDGSGLRRLTFNGFEDGTPMWAPKVFENLHLNEGHGLKGEIDDPLWINSDF